The uncultured Eubacteriales bacterium region CGATGCTCCAGATCAGCCCCGCGTTTTCCTCCACCAGACGTGTGCAGGCGTCGTTGTCCCCCTCTCTGGCAGCTTCCAACAGGGTCAACGTGTCCGTCATATCAGGTGGCCCCTCCCATGCGGCGGGCGACGCGCTTGCGCATGGTGACCGTAGTGCCTCTCCCCGGATGGGAGCGAACCTTCAGCTTGTCCATAAAACTCTCCATGATGGTAAAACCCATGCCGGAGCGCGACGCGTCCCCAGTGGTAAAGAGGGGCTCACGGGCCTTAGCCACATCGGGGATGCCCACCCCCCAGTCCCGTACCACGATCTCCACCGAGCCGTCCGGGAAGAGGCGCAGGCGCAGGGAAACCTTCCCCAGAGTACTGGGGTAGGCATGGACGATGCAGTTGGTCACCGCCTCGCTGACGGCGGTCTTGATGTCGTTCACCTCGTCCAGCGTGGGGTCCATCTGGGCAGCAAAGCAAGCAGCCGCCGTGCGGGCAAAGCCCTCGTTGGCGCTGCGGCTGAGGAAGTTAATGGTGGTCTCGTTGATGGGTTTCATATTTATGTAAACCTCCTTTATATCAGTGGGGGCAATTTGCCCCCACTACTCAAAGCGGACCATCCGCTCCAGCCCTGCGGCCCGGAGCACCTTGGCGGCCTGTACGGGCACATCGCGAACCGTGAGGGAGCCGCCTAGCTCCCCCACCCGGCGGTGAGCCCGCAGTACCACCGCGATGCCTGACGAATCCATAAAGGTCACGCCCCCCAGGTCCAGCGTAAGCTTGCGGGGCAGGCGCTCTTCCATCTGCCGCTCCAGCTCCGCCATGATCTCCCCGGCGGCATGATGGTCCACCTCGCCCGTCACCGAGAGGGTGAGCTCCCGGCCTGTTCCGGCGCTGGTCACTGACATTGCTTGTCCCTCCTAATTTCGGAATCAATAAAAATCGCCGTATACCAATTTTTGGTATACGGCGATTATATCTCTGTTTCGTCTGTGTTTTCTGTCGAAAGTACTACGCGGTCAAGGAGAATTCGGTAAAAAGCCATCGGTCCCCCACTTTTTCGTAGACGCAGTCGGTATTCAGGTGGTAAATCACCTTCGTAGCGCTCTCACGTACCACGGTCCCCTGCCCCTCCGGGGCGGGGAGGTCGTTGGAGAACTCATATGCATAGAGCACGCCATCCACGTCTGCATAGCTTCCCTCGCCCAGCAGCGCGTCCACAATCTCGTCGGAGAAGAGATTTTTGAGGTAGGTCCGCAGCTCCAGCATGGAGGATATACCGGGGTAGTCCACCCGGTACCAGCTCCGCCCGTCCCCCAGATCTGCGGTGGTACCACGATCCAAGGGCAGGGGTGCGCGGCGCAGCCAGCTGTAGGCCGTCGCGGCCTCATCAAAGGCAATGCGCACCTGAAATTCGGGGGAGGCGGCATAGTCCGGCATGGCGGCCATGCGCTGGAGCCGGTAAGCACCGTTGTAGGCCATGAGAATATAGCCCGTGTCGTCCACGTTGACACAGTACCACATATCTTCCAGCAGTGCGGGAGTATACTGGGCGCTCTTGAGGAAGGCGTCCAGCGCGGTTTCCTTGGTCAGGTTTTCTCCCGCCATGGCGGCCATACGCTGGCTCAGCTCCTCTACCGCCCGGGCCCGGTCCACCAGGATGAGGTGACCGGCCTCCTGCCCCAGCATCTGAGCGGCGGCCCCGTCGGGACCCAGCACCCCATCGTCAGGGAGGAAGTACACGGCGCCGTCCAGCCCGTCGGAGGCGGTAAAGGTCACCGTTCCCGCAGCCCCGGTGTACTCGGCAAACCAGTAGCCCCGACCGATTCGGACGGTCTCATAATTTGAGAAACGGTCGGCATAGTCGTCGCACCACTGCGCAGCAAGGGCGGAGAGCTCCTCTGCGGAGAGGAATCCGGCTGGCGGGTTGGTCTCGCCGGGGGGCGGCGTATTGTTTGGCTCATCAGTGTCCTGGGGCTGGCTCGTCTCCGGCGGCGTGGGGCTCTCCGTTGGGGATGTTCCGGTCGTCTGGACAGGCGGAGACGGCTCGCTCCCGCCGGGGGGCTCCTTAACGCAGCCGGAGAGCAGGAGCAAGCATAGGATTCCCAGGACGGCGGCAGTTTTTTTCACTACCGCACCTCCTTAATTATTGTAGGCTAGAACTCCATATTCGTTCAGCTTGATATCATACTACCTTTCTCTACTAACATCAAGCGTTTTTTGTAAATAATATGCCTTTTACGCAAAAACCCGCGGCGCACCTAAGCGCGCCGCGGGTTTTGTAAAACGGAGGTATTTTATTCCGGTCAGATGGCAGCCACCGATTCCTCCAGCTTGGCGATGAGGGCCTTTAGCTTTTCGCACCGGTCTCGCTCTGCTTCCACCACGTTGGCGGGGGCCTTATTCACGAAACCGGGGTTGCCGAGCTTGGTCTCCAGCTTGGCGAGTTCGTCCCGGTTCTTGCCCAACTCCTTTTCCATGCGGGCCTTTTCCTTCTCCATGTCCACCAGCTCGGCCAGAGGGATGAAGATTCGGGCCGCATGAGTGACTACGGTAACCAAGCCCTTGGAGCTCTGATCCTCGTCACTACCCACCTCGGCAAGGCCCGTGATGGTCACGTCGCTTGCGTACCCCAGTCGTTTGAGGAAAGGGATACCCCGCTCGAACACACCCTGATGGAGAGTGGATACCGTGACATGGGCCTTCTTGGAGGGGGGCACGTTCATCTCGGCCCGGCGGGTACGGATGGCACCGATGGCGTCCATGATAAGCTCCATGGCCTGCTCCTCCTCGGGGAAACTGAGTTCGCCCCGGTACTCCGGCCACTGGGCGAGCATGAGGAAGTCCCCCTCGTGGGGCAGGGCCTGCCAAATCTCCTCGGTGATGAAGGGCATGAAGGGGTGGAGAAGCTTAAGGGTCTCGGTGAGGACGTAGCACAGGACCTTTTGAGCATTGAGTTTCGCTGCCTCGTCCTCCCCCTGAAGGCGGGACTTCGTCAGCTCAATATACCAGTCGCAGTAGGAATCCCAGATGAAATCGTACACCTTCTGGGCTGCCACGCCCAGCTCGTAGCGATCCATGTTCTCGGCGACCTGGGGGATGACCGAGTTGAGCTTGGACAAGATCCACTTATCCTCCAGCTCCAGGGTCTCGGGCAGCTCGTTTTTCTCAATGGTCAGGTTCATCATAAGGAAACGGCTTGCGTTCCAGATCTTATTGGCAAAGTTGCGCATGGCCTCACACCGCTCGGTGTAAAAGCGCATATCGTTTCCGGGGGAGTTGCCGGTGATGAGGTTAAAGCGCAGGGCGTCGGTCCCGAACTGCTCGGCCATCTCCAGGGGGTCGATGCCGTTGCCCAGGCTCTTGCTCATTTTTCGGCCCTTATCGTCCCGAACCAGGCCGTGGATGAACACGGTGTGGAAGGGCGCTTTCCCAGTGTGCTCGCAGCCAGAGAAAATCATGCGGGCCACCCAGAAAAAGATGATGTCATACCCCGTCACCAGCACGTCGGTGGGGTAGAAATACTTGAGGTCCTCGCTC contains the following coding sequences:
- a CDS encoding Stage II sporulation protein (fragment) is translated as MSVTSAGTGRELTLSVTGEVDHHAAGEIMAELERQMEERLPRKLTLDLGGVTFMDSSGIAVVLRAHRRVGELGGSLTVRDVPVQAAKVLRAAGLERMVRFE
- a CDS encoding conserved exported hypothetical protein (Evidence 4 : Homologs of previously reported genes of unknown function), which encodes MKKTAAVLGILCLLLLSGCVKEPPGGSEPSPPVQTTGTSPTESPTPPETSQPQDTDEPNNTPPPGETNPPAGFLSAEELSALAAQWCDDYADRFSNYETVRIGRGYWFAEYTGAAGTVTFTASDGLDGAVYFLPDDGVLGPDGAAAQMLGQEAGHLILVDRARAVEELSQRMAAMAGENLTKETALDAFLKSAQYTPALLEDMWYCVNVDDTGYILMAYNGAYRLQRMAAMPDYAASPEFQVRIAFDEAATAYSWLRRAPLPLDRGTTADLGDGRSWYRVDYPGISSMLELRTYLKNLFSDEIVDALLGEGSYADVDGVLYAYEFSNDLPAPEGQGTVVRESATKVIYHLNTDCVYEKVGDRWLFTEFSLTA
- the spoIIAB gene encoding Anti-sigma F factor, which encodes MKPINETTINFLSRSANEGFARTAAACFAAQMDPTLDEVNDIKTAVSEAVTNCIVHAYPSTLGKVSLRLRLFPDGSVEIVVRDWGVGIPDVAKAREPLFTTGDASRSGMGFTIMESFMDKLKVRSHPGRGTTVTMRKRVARRMGGAT